From one Nonomuraea polychroma genomic stretch:
- a CDS encoding tRNA (adenine-N1)-methyltransferase, with amino-acid sequence MGFRRHGPFQAGDQVQLTDPKNKRHTITLKEDGVFHTHKGAIPHSDLIGQPEGSVVRSSGGTQYLAFRHLLQDYTLAMPRGAAVIYPKDASMIVGMADIFPGARVIEAGVGSGALTCFLLRAVGPDGHVTSYERREEFADVARKNVEKFYGGPMDDNWRLVVGDLVHSIDEVDVDRVILDMLAPWECVDAAAKALTPGGVICCYVATTTQMSKTVETIRDHGCFTEPHAWETLVRDWHVEGLAVRPDHRMIGHTGFLVTARRMADGVTPPPRRRRPKGTTEEL; translated from the coding sequence ATGGGTTTCCGCAGGCATGGGCCTTTCCAGGCGGGGGATCAGGTACAGCTCACCGACCCCAAGAACAAGCGCCACACGATCACGCTCAAAGAGGACGGCGTCTTCCACACCCACAAGGGCGCCATCCCGCACAGCGACCTGATCGGGCAGCCTGAAGGCTCCGTCGTGCGCTCCTCCGGCGGCACCCAATACCTCGCCTTCCGCCACCTGCTGCAGGACTACACGCTCGCCATGCCGCGCGGCGCGGCCGTCATCTACCCCAAGGACGCCTCCATGATCGTCGGCATGGCCGACATCTTCCCCGGCGCCCGGGTGATCGAGGCCGGGGTCGGCTCGGGCGCGCTGACGTGCTTCCTGCTGCGGGCCGTCGGCCCCGACGGGCACGTGACCTCCTACGAGCGGCGGGAGGAGTTCGCCGACGTGGCCCGCAAGAACGTCGAGAAGTTCTACGGTGGGCCCATGGACGACAACTGGCGGCTCGTCGTCGGTGACCTGGTCCACTCCATCGACGAGGTCGACGTCGACCGCGTCATCCTCGACATGCTCGCCCCGTGGGAGTGCGTCGACGCCGCCGCGAAGGCGCTCACGCCAGGCGGCGTGATCTGCTGCTACGTCGCCACGACGACGCAGATGTCCAAGACGGTCGAGACGATCCGCGATCACGGGTGTTTCACCGAGCCGCATGCGTGGGAGACCCTGGTTCGCGACTGGCATGTCGAAGGGCTCGCGGTAAGACCGGATCATCGGATGATCGGCCACACGGGCTTCCTCGTCACCGCCCGCCGCATGGCGGACGGGGTGACGCCCCCGCCGCGACGCCGTCGACCGAAGGGGACCACTGAAGAACTATGA